In Achromobacter spanius, the following proteins share a genomic window:
- the thrS gene encoding threonine--tRNA ligase, with product MVQITLPDGSQRQYPGPVTVAEVAQSIGTGLAKAALGGRVTFDGADSKLVDTSFSIEGDARLAIVTAKDADGLDLIRHSTAHLLAYAVKELFPDAQVTIGPVIDNGFYYDFSYKRPFTPEDLTAIEKKMSELAKKDEIVTREEWSRDDAVEFFKGIGEKYKAEIIASIPSNEPLSLYREGNFIDLCRGPHVPSTGKLKVFKLMKVAGAYWRGDSKNEMLQRIYGTAWATKEEQEAYLHMLEEAERRDHRKIGRELDLFHFQDEAPGLIFWHPKGWALWQQVEQYMRSVYNNNGYQEVKAPQILDISLWKKTGHWDNYRENMFTTESENRVYGLKPMNCPGHVQIFNAGLHSYRELPLRYGEFGQCHRNEPSGSLHGMMRVRGFTQDDGHIFCTEEQLQDECADFTALLQKVYRDFGFTEVLYKVATRPEKRIGSDEVWDTAEQALMESLRRTGCEFEISPGEGAFYGPKVEYTLKDAIGRHWQCGTIQVDFSMPVRLGAEYVDQNDQRRPPVMLHRAILGSLERFIGMLIENHAGAMPPWLAPVQAVVCCISEPSADYAAEITQSLKKQGFRVESDLRGEKITRKIREHSLQKVPYILVVGDKEKQNGTVAVRGLGGLDLGAIAYDEFVARLSEDVSARRDVNQPDSSAA from the coding sequence ATGGTACAGATCACATTGCCCGATGGTTCGCAACGCCAATATCCGGGGCCGGTCACGGTCGCCGAAGTGGCGCAGTCGATCGGTACGGGCCTGGCCAAGGCCGCCTTGGGCGGCCGCGTGACGTTTGACGGCGCGGACTCCAAGCTGGTCGACACCAGCTTCAGCATCGAAGGCGATGCGCGCCTGGCGATCGTGACCGCCAAGGACGCCGACGGCCTGGACCTGATCCGCCACTCCACGGCCCACCTGCTGGCCTATGCCGTGAAGGAGTTGTTTCCGGACGCCCAGGTCACCATCGGCCCCGTCATCGACAACGGCTTCTACTACGATTTCTCGTACAAGCGTCCGTTCACGCCCGAAGACCTGACGGCCATCGAAAAGAAGATGTCCGAGCTGGCCAAGAAAGACGAAATCGTGACGCGCGAAGAATGGTCGCGCGACGACGCCGTCGAGTTCTTCAAGGGCATTGGCGAAAAATACAAAGCCGAGATCATCGCGTCGATTCCGTCGAACGAGCCGCTCAGCCTGTATCGCGAAGGCAACTTCATCGACCTGTGCCGCGGCCCCCACGTGCCGTCCACGGGCAAGCTGAAAGTCTTCAAGCTGATGAAAGTGGCTGGCGCTTATTGGCGCGGCGACAGCAAGAATGAAATGCTCCAGCGCATTTACGGCACGGCCTGGGCCACCAAGGAAGAACAGGAAGCCTACCTGCACATGCTGGAAGAGGCCGAGCGCCGCGACCACCGCAAGATCGGCCGCGAACTTGACCTGTTCCACTTCCAGGATGAAGCGCCGGGCTTGATCTTTTGGCACCCCAAGGGTTGGGCGTTGTGGCAGCAGGTGGAGCAGTACATGCGCTCCGTCTATAACAACAACGGCTACCAGGAAGTCAAGGCACCGCAAATCCTGGACATCTCGCTGTGGAAAAAGACCGGTCACTGGGACAACTATCGTGAAAACATGTTCACGACCGAGTCCGAGAACCGCGTCTATGGCCTGAAGCCGATGAACTGCCCGGGCCACGTGCAGATTTTCAACGCCGGCCTGCATTCCTACCGCGAGCTGCCGCTGCGCTACGGCGAATTCGGTCAGTGCCATCGCAACGAGCCCTCGGGTTCGCTGCACGGCATGATGCGCGTGCGGGGTTTCACGCAAGACGACGGTCACATTTTCTGTACCGAAGAGCAGTTGCAGGACGAATGCGCCGACTTCACGGCATTGCTGCAAAAGGTCTACCGCGACTTCGGTTTCACCGAAGTGCTGTACAAGGTTGCCACGCGCCCTGAAAAGCGCATCGGGTCGGACGAAGTCTGGGATACGGCCGAGCAGGCCCTGATGGAAAGCCTGCGCCGCACGGGCTGCGAATTCGAGATTTCCCCCGGGGAAGGCGCGTTTTACGGTCCCAAGGTGGAATACACCCTGAAAGACGCCATCGGCCGCCACTGGCAATGCGGTACCATTCAGGTCGACTTCTCGATGCCGGTACGCCTGGGCGCCGAGTATGTCGACCAGAACGACCAGCGCCGTCCGCCGGTCATGCTGCACCGTGCCATCCTGGGTTCGCTTGAGCGATTCATCGGCATGTTGATCGAAAACCATGCCGGCGCGATGCCGCCCTGGCTGGCCCCGGTGCAAGCCGTTGTATGCTGCATTTCCGAACCTTCGGCCGATTATGCGGCTGAAATAACACAAAGCCTGAAAAAACAAGGCTTTAGAGTAGAGTCCGATTTGCGTGGTGAAAAAATCACTCGTAAAATCCGGGAGCACAGCCTGCAAAAGGTGCCGTACATTCTTGTCGTCGGCGACAAGGAAAAACAAAATGGCACCGTAGCCGTTCGCGGTCTGGGTGGATTGGACCTTGGCGCCATCGCATACGACGAATTCGTCGCGCGATTGTCCGAGGATGTCTCCGCCCGTCGCGACGTCAATCAACCTGATAGCAGTGCTGCTTAA
- the infC gene encoding translation initiation factor IF-3 produces the protein MATEKANRINGEIRVPEVRLIGLEGEQLGIVKIADAFRLSEQSDVDLVEIAPNAEPPVCRLMDYGKFKYQEQKRQAEARSKQKVIQVKEVKFRPATDEGDYQVKLRNLRRFLEEGDKAKVTLRFRGREMAHQELGMRVLERVRDDLLELAQVEAMPKLEGRQMVMVLAPKKKVVPAAGKPETAA, from the coding sequence ATCGCCACTGAAAAAGCCAATCGCATCAACGGTGAAATCCGCGTCCCCGAGGTGCGCCTGATAGGTCTGGAAGGAGAACAGCTGGGCATCGTCAAGATTGCCGACGCGTTCCGTCTTTCCGAGCAAAGCGACGTGGATCTGGTGGAAATCGCGCCGAACGCCGAGCCGCCGGTCTGCCGTTTGATGGACTACGGTAAGTTCAAGTACCAAGAGCAGAAGCGCCAAGCCGAAGCTCGTTCCAAGCAGAAGGTCATCCAGGTCAAGGAAGTCAAATTCCGTCCGGCCACCGACGAGGGCGACTACCAAGTCAAGCTGCGCAACCTGCGCCGCTTCCTCGAAGAAGGCGACAAGGCCAAGGTGACGCTGCGCTTCCGTGGCCGCGAAATGGCCCACCAGGAACTTGGTATGCGCGTGCTTGAACGTGTGCGTGACGATCTGCTGGAACTTGCCCAGGTCGAAGCCATGCCGAAGCTCGAAGGCCGTCAGATGGTCATGGTGCTGGCGCCCAAGAAGAAGGTCGTGCCCGCTGCGGGCAAGCCTGAGACGGCGGCGTAA
- the gshB gene encoding glutathione synthase — translation MHVLFVIDPLPLLKAYKDSSVAMMRALVARGHTLSVAMQGDLYIEAGTVKAVTTPIALVADADLHGHDWWTESAAQDLPLADFGAVVMRKDPPFDMEYVYSTHLLEYAEAQGARVFNTGAAIRNHPEKLAITEISEFTAPTLVTRNMARLKAFHDTHHDVIVKPLDGMGGTGVFRLQPKDPNLNAILETLTDNGARTIMAQRYIPEIVNGDKRILLIGGEPVPYSLARIPLAGETRGNLAAGGRGVAQELSARDREIAEAVAPKLAARGLLLVGLDVIGDYVTEVNVTSPTCFVEIAEQTGFDVAGMFVQALEKAVATTARAA, via the coding sequence ATGCATGTATTGTTCGTTATTGATCCCTTGCCGCTTCTCAAGGCGTACAAGGACAGTTCGGTTGCCATGATGCGTGCCCTCGTGGCGCGCGGTCACACGCTTAGCGTGGCCATGCAGGGCGACCTCTACATTGAGGCCGGCACGGTCAAGGCTGTCACCACGCCCATCGCGCTGGTGGCGGACGCCGACCTGCACGGCCACGACTGGTGGACGGAGTCCGCCGCGCAAGATCTGCCGCTGGCGGATTTTGGCGCCGTGGTCATGCGAAAAGACCCTCCCTTCGACATGGAATACGTGTATTCCACGCACCTGCTTGAATACGCCGAGGCGCAAGGCGCCCGTGTGTTCAACACCGGCGCCGCCATCCGCAACCATCCCGAAAAGCTGGCTATCACCGAGATTAGCGAGTTCACCGCCCCGACGCTGGTGACGCGCAACATGGCTCGCCTGAAGGCCTTTCACGACACGCATCACGACGTGATCGTGAAGCCGCTGGATGGCATGGGTGGCACTGGCGTGTTCCGCTTGCAGCCCAAAGACCCCAACCTGAACGCCATCCTGGAAACGCTGACCGACAACGGCGCGCGCACCATCATGGCCCAACGGTATATCCCTGAGATCGTCAACGGTGACAAGCGCATCCTGCTGATCGGCGGCGAGCCGGTGCCGTATTCGCTGGCACGCATTCCCCTGGCTGGCGAAACGCGCGGCAACCTGGCTGCCGGCGGCCGTGGCGTGGCGCAAGAATTGTCCGCGCGCGACCGCGAAATCGCCGAAGCCGTGGCCCCCAAGCTTGCCGCTCGCGGCCTGCTGTTGGTCGGCCTGGACGTCATTGGCGATTACGTCACCGAAGTCAACGTCACCAGCCCCACCTGTTTCGTAGAGATTGCCGAACAGACCGGTTTCGATGTCGCGGGCATGTTCGTCCAGGCGCTTGAAAAGGCCGTGGCGACGACTGCTCGCGCGGCCTGA
- a CDS encoding PTS sugar transporter subunit IIA, producing MTTGIVIVVHAPLGAAMRECASHVMGDLDGMLAIHDIQPEDRPDEQAPAVLKDILGQDHGAGVLVLTDLIGATPANISKRAVADAQAQGIQCCVLAGLNTPMLLRALTYRNLPLAETREKALAGGVQGVLRVD from the coding sequence ATGACCACGGGTATTGTTATCGTCGTGCACGCGCCTTTGGGCGCGGCGATGCGGGAATGCGCCAGTCATGTCATGGGCGACCTTGACGGCATGCTGGCCATTCACGATATCCAGCCCGAGGACCGGCCCGATGAACAGGCGCCCGCCGTTCTGAAGGACATCCTGGGCCAGGATCACGGCGCTGGCGTGCTCGTGCTGACGGACCTGATTGGTGCCACGCCTGCCAACATCTCGAAGCGTGCCGTGGCCGATGCCCAGGCGCAGGGCATCCAATGCTGCGTCCTGGCGGGGTTGAACACCCCGATGCTGCTGCGCGCATTGACCTACCGCAATCTTCCGTTGGCAGAAACGCGAGAGAAGGCTCTGGCGGGCGGAGTGCAGGGCGTCTTGCGTGTAGACTGA
- a CDS encoding HPr family phosphocarrier protein, with protein sequence MPTKDIVISNKLGLHARAAAKLTQLASKFSSEVFISRGAQRVNAKSIMGVMMLAAGLGVTVKLDASGSDAEQALSEIETLFDSKFGEQE encoded by the coding sequence ATGCCTACTAAAGACATCGTCATCAGCAATAAATTGGGTTTGCATGCGCGTGCCGCAGCCAAGCTGACACAGCTGGCCAGCAAATTTTCAAGCGAGGTCTTTATCTCTCGTGGCGCGCAGCGTGTGAACGCCAAGAGCATCATGGGCGTCATGATGTTGGCGGCCGGCTTGGGTGTGACGGTCAAACTGGACGCTTCCGGCAGCGATGCCGAGCAAGCGCTTTCCGAAATCGAAACTCTGTTCGACAGCAAATTCGGTGAGCAGGAATAG
- the ptsP gene encoding phosphoenolpyruvate--protein phosphotransferase yields MPSKRFPKSKLCSTANSVSRNRTTPESASLGVAEAGRSTTLNNAHDGAGGASPVVCLYGKGVAKGYAIGRAVVMGAAALEVAHYRIAPEDVPAESSRLTEALASAQHELRQLADTLPADAPRELGAMLNVHSLLLGDPLLAEQTLGLIAERHYNAEWALTTQGQMLGQQFDAMEDEYLRERGADVRQVIERVLHVLAGTSAILPDMSHMGGDDALVVVAHDISPADMLRLRGGRFAAFVTDLGGPTSHTAIVARSMGVPAVVAMGNVRELVRDGDMLIIDGAAGAVVVNPSERILQEYRRRQAVYADERAELGLLRDEPSVTLDGIDIVLHANIELPEEAALALASGAHGIGLFRSEFLFMGRPDLPGEEEQYEAYSSVVKVMAGRPVTIRTLDIGSDKTLDGEATVATNPALGQRAIRYCLARPEMFATQLRAILRASAHGPVRLLIPMIAHMHEVVATKAAIESARRELDARGQAYAPHMEVGAMVEVPAIAIAIEPFAQALDFLSIGTNDLIQYTLAIDRGDHDVASLYDPLHPAVLRLVANTINAGERAGKPVAVCGEMAGDSRMTRLLLGLGLTEFSMHPQQLLDVKREVRRAHSNALRIKVATALNRALPVDLDALDPA; encoded by the coding sequence ATGCCGAGCAAGCGCTTTCCGAAATCGAAACTCTGTTCGACAGCAAATTCGGTGAGCAGGAATAGAACAACCCCTGAATCCGCCAGCCTGGGCGTCGCCGAGGCTGGCCGGTCTACGACCCTGAACAATGCCCACGACGGGGCTGGCGGTGCCAGTCCCGTCGTTTGTCTTTATGGCAAAGGCGTTGCGAAGGGATATGCCATCGGACGCGCGGTCGTCATGGGCGCCGCGGCGCTGGAAGTGGCGCACTACCGGATTGCCCCCGAGGACGTGCCTGCCGAAAGCAGCCGGCTGACCGAGGCGCTGGCGTCGGCGCAGCACGAGCTTCGGCAACTGGCCGACACGCTACCTGCCGACGCGCCGCGCGAGCTGGGCGCGATGCTGAACGTGCACAGCCTGTTGCTTGGCGATCCCTTGCTGGCCGAGCAAACGCTTGGCCTTATTGCTGAACGCCACTACAACGCCGAATGGGCGCTGACGACGCAAGGCCAGATGCTGGGCCAGCAGTTCGATGCCATGGAAGACGAATACCTGCGCGAGCGCGGGGCTGACGTCCGCCAGGTGATTGAACGGGTGCTGCATGTGCTGGCCGGTACGTCGGCCATTCTGCCCGACATGTCGCATATGGGTGGCGACGACGCGCTGGTGGTCGTGGCGCACGACATTTCTCCCGCGGATATGCTGCGCTTGCGCGGCGGCCGTTTCGCCGCCTTCGTCACCGACCTGGGCGGCCCCACGTCCCACACCGCCATCGTGGCGCGCAGCATGGGTGTGCCCGCCGTGGTGGCAATGGGCAACGTGCGCGAGCTGGTGCGTGATGGTGACATGCTCATCATCGATGGCGCGGCGGGCGCCGTGGTGGTCAACCCGTCGGAACGCATTCTTCAGGAATATCGCCGTCGTCAGGCTGTGTATGCCGACGAGCGCGCCGAGCTCGGCCTGCTGCGCGACGAGCCATCCGTTACGCTGGATGGCATCGATATCGTGCTCCACGCCAATATCGAGCTGCCCGAAGAAGCTGCCCTGGCGCTGGCCTCGGGCGCGCATGGCATCGGCTTGTTCCGCAGTGAATTCCTGTTCATGGGGCGCCCGGATCTGCCCGGCGAGGAAGAGCAGTACGAAGCCTATTCCTCGGTAGTCAAGGTCATGGCGGGCAGGCCCGTCACGATCCGCACCTTGGATATCGGGTCAGACAAGACGCTGGACGGCGAAGCGACTGTCGCCACCAATCCTGCCTTGGGGCAACGCGCAATCCGCTACTGCCTGGCGCGTCCCGAAATGTTTGCCACGCAGTTGCGCGCCATCTTGCGAGCCTCGGCGCACGGCCCGGTCCGTCTGTTGATTCCCATGATCGCGCACATGCATGAAGTGGTGGCGACCAAGGCGGCCATCGAGTCCGCCCGCCGCGAGCTTGACGCACGCGGCCAAGCCTATGCGCCGCACATGGAAGTGGGCGCCATGGTGGAAGTGCCCGCCATCGCGATTGCGATCGAGCCTTTCGCGCAGGCGCTGGATTTCCTGTCCATCGGCACCAATGACCTGATCCAGTACACGTTGGCCATTGACCGCGGCGACCACGACGTGGCGTCGCTGTACGACCCGCTGCACCCCGCCGTCTTGCGGCTGGTGGCCAACACCATCAATGCGGGCGAGCGCGCCGGCAAGCCGGTGGCCGTGTGCGGCGAAATGGCGGGCGATTCGCGCATGACCCGGCTGCTGTTAGGCCTGGGCCTGACCGAATTCTCCATGCATCCGCAGCAATTGCTGGACGTGAAGCGCGAGGTGCGCCGCGCGCACTCGAACGCCCTGCGGATCAAGGTGGCCACGGCGCTCAACCGCGCCTTGCCCGTCGACCTGGATGCGCTGGATCCGGCCTGA
- the amt gene encoding ammonium transporter: MDKADISWLLVSTLLVLMMAVPGLAMFYGGLVRSKNVLSVLLQVLCTFVLGLVLWFIYGYSLAFTEGNAFFGGLSRAFFSGMFNPADGTYAMSNSLTELLFASFQATFAGITCALIVGSFAERARFSAVLVFTVIWFTFAYVPIAHMVWFASETAPGLLNAAGALDFAGGTVVHINAGVAGLVGAYVVGKRVGYGREAMQPHNLPMTFVGAALLWVGWFGFNAGSALAANENATLAFFNTMIATAGAVLAWLFTEWAVKGKPSMLGAASGAIAGLVGITPAAGLVGPVGALVIGVIAGVVCVWGVNGLKRLLRADDALDVFGVHGVGGIVGALLTGVFNAQVLGGPGLAEPGMIAHQLWVQLEGVLLTIVWSGVVAWIAYKIANALCGLRVPEDQEREGLDVTSHGESAYHS; encoded by the coding sequence ATGGATAAAGCAGATATCTCCTGGTTGCTCGTCTCTACCCTACTCGTATTGATGATGGCCGTACCCGGTCTGGCGATGTTCTATGGCGGCCTGGTACGCAGCAAGAACGTGCTGTCTGTGTTGCTGCAAGTGCTGTGCACGTTCGTGCTGGGCCTGGTTCTCTGGTTCATCTACGGTTATTCGCTTGCCTTCACCGAGGGCAACGCCTTCTTCGGCGGCCTGTCGCGCGCCTTCTTCTCTGGCATGTTCAACCCGGCAGACGGCACGTACGCCATGTCGAACTCCTTGACCGAGCTGCTGTTCGCCTCGTTCCAGGCCACGTTCGCCGGCATCACCTGCGCGCTGATCGTGGGCAGCTTCGCCGAACGCGCCCGCTTCTCGGCGGTGCTGGTGTTCACCGTGATCTGGTTCACGTTCGCCTACGTGCCGATCGCCCACATGGTGTGGTTTGCTTCCGAAACGGCGCCGGGCCTGCTTAACGCCGCGGGCGCGCTGGACTTTGCGGGCGGCACGGTGGTGCACATCAACGCCGGTGTGGCTGGCCTGGTGGGCGCCTATGTGGTGGGCAAGCGCGTGGGCTACGGCCGCGAAGCGATGCAGCCGCACAACCTGCCGATGACCTTCGTGGGCGCTGCCCTGCTGTGGGTGGGCTGGTTCGGTTTCAACGCGGGTTCGGCCCTGGCCGCCAATGAGAACGCCACCCTGGCCTTCTTCAACACCATGATCGCCACCGCGGGCGCCGTCCTGGCCTGGCTGTTCACGGAATGGGCCGTCAAGGGTAAGCCCTCGATGCTGGGCGCCGCGTCTGGCGCAATCGCCGGCCTGGTGGGCATCACCCCCGCAGCCGGGCTGGTTGGCCCGGTGGGCGCACTGGTCATCGGTGTTATCGCCGGCGTGGTCTGCGTCTGGGGTGTGAACGGCCTGAAGCGCCTGCTGCGTGCCGACGATGCGCTGGATGTGTTCGGTGTGCACGGCGTGGGCGGTATCGTCGGCGCCCTGCTGACCGGCGTGTTCAACGCGCAAGTCCTCGGCGGCCCCGGCCTGGCCGAGCCCGGCATGATCGCCCACCAACTGTGGGTCCAGCTGGAAGGCGTGCTGCTGACCATTGTCTGGTCCGGCGTGGTGGCGTGGATTGCCTACAAGATCGCCAATGCCCTGTGCGGCCTGCGTGTACCGGAAGACCAGGAACGCGAAGGTCTGGACGTGACGAGCCACGGCGAATCGGCCTATCACAGCTAA
- a CDS encoding P-II family nitrogen regulator translates to MKLIIAIIKPFKLDEVRVALSGIGVQGLTVTEVKGFGRQKGHTELYRGAEYAVDFLPKLRVEAAVPDHLVDQVIEAIEQAARTGKIGDGKIFAAPLEQVIRIRTGEAGEAAL, encoded by the coding sequence ATGAAACTCATCATCGCCATCATCAAGCCCTTCAAGCTCGACGAAGTGCGGGTGGCTCTATCCGGGATCGGCGTCCAGGGCCTGACTGTTACCGAAGTAAAGGGTTTTGGCCGTCAAAAAGGCCATACCGAGCTGTATCGCGGCGCGGAATACGCCGTCGACTTCCTGCCCAAGCTGCGCGTCGAAGCGGCCGTGCCCGACCACCTTGTCGATCAAGTCATCGAAGCGATCGAGCAAGCTGCTCGTACCGGCAAGATCGGCGACGGCAAGATCTTTGCCGCGCCCCTGGAACAAGTTATCCGTATCCGCACGGGTGAAGCTGGCGAAGCTGCGCTGTAA
- a CDS encoding accessory factor UbiK family protein — protein sequence MNNRTQWMEDIQKNISDLIARSPAADVERNVRAMMTQAFSKLDLVTREEFDVQADLLARTRARVDQLSAQVQQMESRLSALDK from the coding sequence ATGAACAATCGCACCCAATGGATGGAAGACATCCAAAAGAATATTTCCGACCTGATCGCCCGCAGCCCGGCCGCGGATGTAGAGCGCAACGTGCGCGCGATGATGACGCAGGCGTTTTCGAAGCTGGATCTGGTCACCCGCGAAGAGTTCGACGTGCAAGCTGATTTGTTGGCCCGTACGCGCGCTCGCGTTGATCAACTTTCGGCTCAGGTGCAGCAGATGGAATCGCGTTTGTCCGCATTGGACAAGTGA
- a CDS encoding YifB family Mg chelatase-like AAA ATPase, which yields MTLAVLASRALSGMHAHAVRVETHLGPGLPSFNVVGLADTEVRESRERVRAAILNSGFDFPSGRITVNLSPADIPKESGRFDLPIALGLLLASGQLAAPADGDVAGKLPASDPSLADLVFAGELSLTGALVPVAAPLVIALSVARDAPGATLILPAGSAEEAAWVPGLRVLSARSLADVAAHAAGAQLLPDAIPKAWPQAPPGPCLSDVRGQAVARRALEVAAAGGHSLLMVGPPGAGKSMLAARLPGLLPPLSRSQALEAAAVAALAGLPQTLMGEPPFRAPHHSASVAALVGGGSRPRPGEISLAHNGVLFLDELPEYSRRTLEALREPLEAGRVVIARALHAAQFPARFQLIAAMNPCPCGWRGHPVRACVCRPDQVARYVGKISGPLLDRIDLHVALPPSDPESMAGPAGEASSHVSERVRRCRQRQHDRQGKLNAALSGAELDQYCMMQADAQALLFQAMRRLSGSGRALHRALRVARTVADLEGADVLGACHVAQAVQYRRPGL from the coding sequence TTGACGCTTGCCGTACTTGCCAGCCGCGCGCTTAGCGGCATGCATGCGCACGCCGTCCGGGTCGAAACCCATTTGGGCCCTGGGCTGCCCAGCTTCAACGTCGTGGGGCTTGCCGACACGGAAGTGCGCGAAAGCCGCGAGCGCGTGCGTGCCGCGATTCTGAACAGCGGATTCGATTTTCCTTCCGGACGAATCACGGTCAATTTGTCGCCGGCCGACATCCCCAAGGAATCGGGGCGATTTGATCTGCCCATCGCATTGGGCTTGCTGCTGGCGTCGGGCCAACTGGCCGCGCCCGCCGACGGCGACGTGGCGGGCAAACTGCCTGCGTCTGATCCGTCGCTGGCGGATCTGGTGTTTGCGGGCGAGCTATCCCTGACGGGCGCGTTGGTGCCGGTTGCGGCACCATTGGTCATTGCGTTGAGCGTGGCCCGCGATGCCCCCGGCGCTACGTTGATTTTGCCGGCGGGCAGTGCCGAAGAGGCTGCCTGGGTGCCGGGCTTGCGTGTCTTGTCGGCGCGCAGTTTGGCCGATGTCGCCGCGCATGCCGCGGGCGCGCAATTGCTGCCCGACGCCATCCCGAAGGCATGGCCGCAAGCGCCACCCGGGCCGTGTCTGTCGGATGTACGAGGGCAGGCAGTCGCCCGGCGGGCGTTGGAAGTCGCCGCTGCGGGCGGGCACAGTTTGCTGATGGTAGGCCCGCCGGGGGCAGGTAAAAGCATGCTGGCGGCGCGTTTGCCGGGGCTGCTGCCGCCATTGAGCCGGTCGCAGGCGCTTGAGGCGGCGGCTGTCGCCGCCTTGGCGGGCTTGCCGCAGACCCTGATGGGCGAGCCGCCATTTCGCGCGCCGCACCATTCCGCCTCCGTTGCCGCCCTGGTGGGAGGCGGCAGCCGGCCACGCCCCGGCGAGATCAGCCTGGCGCACAATGGCGTGCTGTTCCTGGACGAATTGCCCGAGTACAGCCGTCGTACCCTGGAGGCGCTGCGCGAGCCCCTGGAGGCGGGCAGGGTGGTTATCGCCCGGGCATTGCACGCCGCGCAGTTTCCGGCGCGGTTTCAACTGATCGCCGCGATGAATCCCTGCCCATGCGGTTGGCGCGGGCACCCCGTGCGGGCCTGCGTGTGCCGGCCGGACCAGGTTGCTCGTTATGTAGGCAAGATATCGGGGCCACTACTGGACCGTATCGATCTGCATGTCGCGCTGCCGCCGTCGGATCCGGAGTCGATGGCGGGGCCAGCGGGAGAAGCCTCAAGCCATGTCTCCGAGCGTGTGCGGCGATGTCGTCAGCGTCAGCACGACCGCCAGGGTAAGCTGAACGCCGCATTGAGCGGCGCGGAGCTTGATCAGTACTGCATGATGCAGGCAGACGCCCAGGCGTTGCTGTTTCAGGCCATGCGTCGTCTGTCCGGATCCGGCCGAGCCTTGCACCGAGCATTGCGGGTTGCCCGTACGGTCGCCGATCTGGAGGGGGCGGACGTGCTGGGCGCCTGCCATGTCGCGCAGGCGGTCCAGTACCGCCGGCCGGGTTTGTAA
- the rpmI gene encoding 50S ribosomal protein L35: MPKMKTKKSASKRFKVRGSGSIKRGQAFKRHILTKKTTKAKRQLRGSTAVHESNVASVKAMMPFA; the protein is encoded by the coding sequence ATGCCCAAGATGAAAACCAAGAAAAGCGCTTCCAAGCGCTTTAAGGTTCGCGGCAGCGGCTCCATCAAGCGCGGTCAGGCGTTCAAGCGCCATATTCTGACCAAGAAGACCACGAAGGCCAAGCGTCAATTGCGCGGCTCGACGGCCGTTCATGAATCCAACGTGGCCTCCGTCAAGGCCATGATGCCTTTCGCTTGA
- the rplT gene encoding 50S ribosomal protein L20: MPRVKRGVTARARHKKVIAAAKGYRGRRGNVFRIAKQAVMRAGQYAYRDRRNKKRTFRALWITRINAAVREHGVSYSVFIAGLKKASIELDRKVLSDLAVRDKAGFAAIVQQAKAALAA, translated from the coding sequence ATGCCTCGCGTCAAACGCGGCGTAACTGCCCGCGCACGTCACAAAAAAGTCATTGCCGCCGCCAAGGGTTACCGTGGCCGCCGCGGTAATGTGTTCCGTATTGCCAAGCAAGCAGTCATGCGCGCTGGCCAATACGCCTACCGCGACCGCCGTAACAAGAAGCGCACGTTCCGTGCTCTGTGGATCACGCGTATCAACGCTGCTGTCCGCGAACATGGCGTCAGCTACAGCGTGTTCATCGCTGGTCTGAAGAAGGCTTCGATCGAACTGGACCGCAAGGTTCTGTCCGACCTGGCCGTGCGCGACAAGGCCGGCTTTGCCGCCATCGTGCAACAAGCCAAGGCTGCCTTGGCTGCCTGA